Genomic DNA from Fusarium oxysporum Fo47 chromosome IX, complete sequence:
AGATTCGACGGCCCCCGATGCCTTGACCGACTGGCTTCCACCACCGCCGGCTCCTGATTGCGGTGATCTGGCCTCCAGCCAGCAGGGTATAAGTTCTGAATCTGGACCTGAGACGCTTCGTGATAGGCTCTTGCTCTCTGATacatctcttcatcaatcAATTGGTTCTGGTATAAGtgatcaagaaggaagaagtcTGGACGCATCTGCCGCCCCGAGAGACCGTTGCGAAAGTGCTTTGCAATATGATGCATGCGCTTCCGATAGCAGgcctcagcatcagcttgGTCGTGGGAGGATGATCTGAATGTACGGTCACAGAACCAGCAGATACACACCGTTGGGAAGATGTTGCGAAGGTGGAAATCCGCAATGTGCGCAATCCAGCGGGATTCATCATTCAAGTCGAACACGAAATCGCAGTCCCCGAAGCCGAGGAACTCACATGTGAGTAACGATGATGTCACATATGGCTGCGACTGGGGTACAGTGGTAGCAGGAGGAGGTTCTGTGTAAACCGAAGAGGTTTGAGGCGTTGGTCTGTCAAAGCAGGAAGACATGAATGTCGAGCTGCTGGCGGTTGACATGCTGATGCTTTGAGTAGGAGTGCCATTGTTGTCTCCCTCTGAGAGCATCACGCTTGGGGCATAATAACTTGGGATCATGGCAGGGATAGCATCCCGTGTATGACGTTGTCCTCTCATCGCGTTGTGCTGGGTTATGAAGCCATTTATATCATTGGCGAGGTCCCCCATTATCACGAGGAAGACAGCAATGGCAAAAGGGTATGGGTTAACTGGCCAAGGATAGTGTGGGGGCTGTTTGTGATGGAGTTACACGTTTTTcaggttggtgttgagatgcTAACACAAGCAGTGATTCGTATGGACAAACGGGAAGAAGATAGGACAATGGATGATAGGAAGTGAGATGCCGCGCGGGGCTTCGATCTGTTGTGACAAAGGCAAGCAGAGGAAAGATGGACGGTGAAGAACAAAGAGGAACCGGAAACTCGAGCTTCTTAACCTTAACTCAACACGCCAAGTTCGAGCGTCAGCACGAACACCCTCTCTTAAAGGACCGGCCCGTCGACAACCTCATATGAACCATCCATCGGTCAACGATGCTTCCCATTCGTCATCACCCTTCAAACACATCACCAACGTGATGAACGATAACACACTGAATTCACTGGGAATGCAGTGCAGACTTGCATGGCTTCAGTGCATGCAGAGAACCATGTCCATCAGCATGCCATCATAGCAGAATGATACACGCCTCGGACGAAGCCGAAGACAGTCGGCACAATTGCAGGCAGCGCGACCAATTGGAGGTGAGGATGTCTTGGTTGCCAACGACGTGGGCACCATTGATGGGTTTACTACGCAGAGTGTGAGTGACACCAGTTCACGGTCGGATTGAAGACAGAGACAATCAATGGCTTCAATTCCTTTGCACTCCATGATCCTAGAAAGGGACAATGAGTTCGACGTGTTGGCAAAATGACCTTTGAAGTAGTTATAATGCTATTTCTGGAGGAAACTGGAGCGCGGGGAAACACAAACTCCCCCAAAATTGAGGCTCAAGACAAGGTACGTAAATGAGATGGTGTCGAGGTGACTCTTAAGCTCTTGACGCTTGGCAGTTTAAGGAGGACATACCCTGGTCCATCAGAATACCCATCTGACAGTCTCACCCATGACATGGGAACATCATCATATGCACAATTCTAATTACGTTGAAGATTCAGCTTTACGCAATTAAGCTGACGATGGACAGAAACTGAAGATAAGCTCGACCACAGTCTAATATCAGATCATATATCTAGGAATTGACGAGGAGCCTTTCCTCGACTCTATCAACAGCTGTCGAAATACACGCAACCGCCGACAGCTTAATTGATACCCGGGTTATCACCATCTCGATACAAAACATACTTTCCATTATGAGTCAAACAACCATGATAACCGCCAATGCGACATGCCGCTCTGAGACATCTCTACGCCAAGCAGGCTGCCATACGAACATCCTATTCCAATTCCCCATACCGAACTTAATTAACCGTGAAGTGAATGCAGGTAATATGAGCGCATGAGTTGGCATGCATTGCCGAAGCGAACATCAGCCCTATGTGGGTAGGGTAGAGAAGTGTCCAGGGAGATGCCAAACGAGGAATGCAATGCGATGGTGGCATGTTTTAAGTTTGTCTAATAATAAGCCAACGTTGATACTATATGGATACACAACTCGACTTATCCCCGAACTATCTTACCCAAGCTCAGCAAAAACGTATGATTGATTTATGAACTGTGTCGTATTTTGGGAAGTATAGTCCTCTTTCAGGATCGATTTCTCCGTATTTTAATCTTTCCATCAAGCCAGCTCCTACCGCTACACGTCCTCGGGATACTTGCGATGATCGATGATTGTTATCTCGTGTAACCATACCACTTCGCCCCGGACCTCCAATCAGGCGATCGTTGGGTAAGGCAAGTTTATGACGATAATATTCGTAATTCATTAATATAGTAATCTAACCCTAAAGACCGACTCCGGCCAGCCAACTGTAATAGATCTCTTCAAAAGATCCTATATGTAAGCGGCTCTCGCCGTCTCTGATAGTATGTCGTGTGGAATGCGACCTTGCCGAAATGTTAGATGCAAGAGTATATATGCAAATGCCGGTATTGGGCTTTATAGATCGCCCAGCAACCAAGACCGTCATCGAGGCCTTTGGCTTGATAAGATGGAAGCTAGTGTTGTCAACCTTCTTCAGGGCTACACAGCACCCTTGCCTTTAGAATGACATTGCGATATTGCAAATGTCCACCATGCTCATCGCCATGCTTTATCACCCCAGGGAAAGCAACACAGCAGATCTCCCTCCCGGTCAGAGactcttcatcctcaccaccCAAGTCTTCCATTGTCTCTGACTCAAACATGACCCTCTGGTGTGGTAAGACCGTGGGCATATTCACACGCAGGACGGCCTTTTGAACAGCGACAAGGCGCGCAAGCTCGATTGAGTTGTTGACAAGAACTCGTAGCCCACTATCTCGAGCCTCGGATGGTGATGTGCCACATAGAGCGTCGAGAATACGTGTTATTCTGCTTAGGATAGCTTCTGTGACGGATGATGTAGATTCTTTAAGAGATGAGCCATCTCGCCGGAGAAGTGAAAGGGTAGAGGAGCGCCATTGGTTAATGGCTTCATCAGAATCAGCTACAAAATTTAGCAATTGGCCTTCTTGAATAGCGAATTACATACCATATGAAGAAACAAGCTTTTCCAGCTGCCGAAACTGTTGTGTTTGCTCTTCTGACAGACCGACAAAATAGGCGTCAAAGACCATCTCGACTAGTATCTTTGATACAATCGATTGCAAGAGGTAAACTTTATGTGTCGATGCAAGCTCCTCGTACATAGGCACAAGGTCATTGACCTCAGCCAGCGTTGCTTCATCCAGATTCTCCAGATCTGCACATGTCAGTACTTCGACCTTGTACTCAATGGCAATATGACTTACTTATCTTGGCCTTACGAAAGTTCACAATAACCCAGTTCTGAAGACCATTGCCCAGCCGAGCCATTCCATCACCAAACACCTCATCGCATTCTTGCCCATCTGTCCTTGTGCTATTACTCACCCACTCTTTGAGACCACGCACTTGTCCTCTTAGACCTCgaatctcatcatctcgCTCTTTGAGCTCTCGTCGTAGAACCTCCCAACCctctcgaagctcttcccGTTCGCCTTCTCGCACTTCAACCTCAGCACGTAAAAGTCGTAATTCAGTATCCGTCCGTAGATATTGCTGGTTCAAGGCACTATGCTTCGCTTGCCAAAATGTCGCTGTTTCGCTTTCGTTCTGGCTCAGCTTGTCCAGTTCGCGATGGAACTCTCGCTCCATGATCcccatctccttctccagaTACGCAATCctctcatccttctctttcaGCGCAGCCTCAAGTTCCCGTtccctctctttcttctccctcttctctctcctTTCTTTGCGTTCCTTATCACGGTCCTTTTCCTTCGTGCTCCCGCTGCCTGTCACTGcgttctccttctctttgagCGGGGCACCGCCGGTAGTGTCAAGGGTCTCTTCGGGGTTCGCGTTGGCATTGGAGGCCATGGCAGCTCGGGGAGGCATAGCAGGCATGCTGTTGCGATTGTTGCTCGAGGCGCCGGTGCGCAAGGTATGGGCAGGTGAGGTGCCGGGGCCTGGACGGCGCTTTTCAGATGTGTTCATTGCGGTAACGAGGCGGAGCTTTTGCTGTAAGGTAAGATCGGATGTATAGCCCTCCACTGCAGAGGATCGTCAAGTCGTGGGGTCCGAGGCCAGGCGGTGCTGGTTCCGCATTGTCGCTGGCATCAAGTGCTGCTGTATAGGATCGCAATGCTCGAGGTTTGCGTAGGTGTTATGTTGAAGAGATGACGTTTGTCCAGTATTGTGATGCCTGGAGGTGAGCGATTGATTAGAATTCTAGGCGGCCGCCCACTGAAGGTACGCTAATTCGGCTTGTCGCGAACCCAGTATCAGACCCCGGATCACTGATATGAAGTGAGATGGATGGGATAGCTCGAGTTTTTTCATGGCATGGATTAATATAATCTTGAAACATTAATTTACAGCAGATTCTAGGCAGTCAGTAAAAGGAGCCTCTACGTTATCCAGGAGCTTCTATCTACTGCCTTGATTCCATATTGTTGTCATGTCTGTTACCGCTCTGTCAGCCTTTAAGCATCATGATACATGGTTGGTAATCCGTAATCAGACATCAGAGGGAATCAAGTGCCAACCTGATAAACTCAGTTCATCTGACTGGCTGTTTCATGTTTTAATTTCTCGCTTCTGTCGTTATCCCGCTGCCTAACAGGAAATCATGTCTAGGCTTCTCAGGCCAAGACCTTCAAAGCAGTATTCGCCCCAAGATGCTCACGCAACCTCCAGGCTTCAGGATTAAAACCCGACCTCAGCCACAACCTCATAAGCTTCGTCGTCTGTCCCCTCAATCTTCTTCGCCCCCATCCGACACAGCGTAACCTTGTCGAGGGGCATGTCTTCCAACCAGACGTAGTCATCATATGAACTGACAATGTCCCTTGCATCAATCGTCAACTTCTCTCGTCTTCTCCCGCGGCCATCTTTGACATAGATTGTATTGACCACAGTTGCGTGGAGTACCAATGGTCTGTCCTCCTTGACCATCAGTCCAGCTTCCTGAAACCTAGTCTTGATCTGTTCGCAGAACTTCTGCAGGATTCCCTCAGTATCAACGGGTGGCGCATACAACACCGACGTCTTTTCGGCGTTTTGAAAAGCATGTAAGCCCTTGAGAGTTATCGAAAGCCCCTCTTCAGCCGATGCCTTTCCAGTCCTTGCACTTGCAAGGAactccttcaacttcaagctcttcaacacctCACTGGCCTGCTCAACGCCCTCATCTTTGAGGCTCATAACACCAAGTGTCAGATGCATCGTGCCGAGTGGACGCACTGCGGTcggtggaacaccaaagCCAGAAGGATTCGTGACTTCTGTGCGGAAAGCAGCCAAGCTTCTAGCAAGCTGCGGCCCGGCCAGGGGAATGCATACGAAATGCGTCGGAGACGCCCTGACTGGTTTCGGCGGCATGGCTGAATTATCGAATTTGTCTCTCCGGGACAATTTTGATCAGTCACAGCGATACTGTACAAGTGTAACTGCGAATAGACAATATGTGACAATATGTCTATGGCTTGTCTTGTCCGGCTGGTGAGGTTAGCAAGCGAAACTATGAGCATATATCGTGGGACTCCACTGGCTGAAAGAATGATTCAAAAGTCAAGCATACCCTGCCGTGGTAAAGGTTGTGAAATGACTAACACGCTGTGTGTAAGGTATCTGACGTTGGTCTGTCACACCTCGATGATGTCAGGTGTTCGTATCGACTGAGTTTGTGTTCGTCGATCGTGGTAACCCAAGCTATGTCAAGATTACCCCACTAACGTCAGAGCTCTCAGGGTCGGAGGTGCAGTTAATCAGTCACTTATCAACTAATCGATAAGTGGTTTCAACAAAAGAAACGTGAAGATAGACCTCGCAGAATAGCAGTTTTTGGTCAATGTGTCAGAGAACCAAGTAGCGTTACGAGCAGAGTTCCTTTTGCTCCAATCCCAAGCATTTTGTCAAATCTATCTACAAAgtctgcttctgcttctgcttctgcttctgctctCAACAATGCGTGTCACAAAGGCTGTTCAATTCAAAGAGGGGTGGAATGACATTTGGTGCCATTCCGCACTACCTCGTAACGCCTCCAACATGATTGACATTGACCTGATGGGTCGTCCTCTAAGCCTCAAGCCATTCCAAGGCCTGGGGTATCTGCTTCGATGAACCCGGCCATTTCCTTTTCTGAATGTACCCAACACAACAAGTATTTGTTGAACTGAAAATGTCCCTATCGACGTTCCGTGACCAGAGCCCAAGTGGAAAGCCACGTCTGTAAAAGACTGCCTCCATTTGATCGTGAACGCGCCATCTCGTAGGCTTTACGATGGTGGGAATAAATGCGTTATTCCCTTGACTCGTAGTACTGCTTCAAGAGTTTCTCGACCTCGGCGTAATCCGTTTGAACGGCTTCGAAAGCGTCTTTGATGTGCTTTAGACATACCTCGGAATCATCTTCAGGAGAGCCGTCCAGCTTTTCGTGCTTGCCATAACGCTGAATCTTTTCGCAACCATCCCTGATTTTGATGAGTCCGAGGGTCGCTGATGAGCCCTTGAGGAAGTGTCCAAGAGACGAGAGCTTATCAagatcttcctcttccctAAGTAATGTCGACACAAGGTCAGAAATTAGCCAATATTCCCAACCATGAAGCGGCGTTAATATTGGACCACTGTTTTATAGTTTGAACTCACAATGCCTCCTTTATCTGTTCAAACGTTTCTTCTGCTTGCTCGAAGAAGCCAAATACAATAGAAGAGCTGAATTCACAATCGCCTGGCTCGTCCATTTCGAGGATCTGCTCGAAAGTAGTCATATCGATGTTGTCACCGAAATCGATATCGTCACTCTGGGGTTGGGTTTGTTAGCGACCGTGCTCGAACCGATTCGCAGTCAGGATCAAGCCCACCTTCTCCTCGGTTGGCGACATTTTGGCTGTAGTATTCGTTTATTCTCCTGGGACAAACGTATTAGGTAGGTATGTTGAATTGAGACAGTGCTGAAAAGCTCCGGGGTCGTAGTAGCGTGGGTCCGCGGAGAACGATCGGAAAGGAGAAATGATGGAACCTAGTAGGTAGCCTCGGGGTTAGAAACTCTGGTACAAGAGAGATCAAACAAGTGAGcgcgaaacaaacaaagacAAGGATTCAAAAGCTAGAGCcacttggacttggacttgaacGAGGAGAGGAAAGATTTTGAAGGTTGGAGGTGTTACCGCGGGAGCGGAATGGAACAAGATGTGAGTGGCTGGCAAGGGGTCTCAGATCAAGCGAGGCCATGGCGCCCGAGTGACGCTTGGTTTCTGTCAGGGCGGTAGAAGTAGCTGGAGAAGGGTGGCCGTTGCGCTATTCCAAGGGTTTGCTTGTACCTGAGGTTGATTGGGGGGTGTCCCTTTTTTTGAGTTCGCGGGAGCTGCAGCTATCCTAGGGTATGACGATATACAAGACAGGAGCTAGATAGATATCGACACTTTTAGACGGAGGAACAGCGAAAAGAGAGCAGAAACGAGGAAAGGAGAGCACGAGGAAGAGTAGAGTCAAAGAAAGGGCCAGAGAGATATGGCTTGTGCTTGGTGGAAGGCGGCGGTTAACAAGTGTGTGATGTCGGTTGCTGGTATGTGGGCAGTTAACTCATAAGTGAGGGGCTAACGATGGAGAGGGAGGGTCCATTTGCATTCGAAATCAACCATCCCATCCACCCATTCATGGATAGTCAAGTCAGGTAAGGCAAGGTACCTTGGAGCTCAGGTAGCCATATTCAAAGCCATTATCCTCGGACGAGCCATCGCGGGTGGGGTTGAGCCGCTCTAGCAGATGCAGGGCGTCAAAACCGACTGGACGGTGATGTGCGAGGAGACAGAGACGGGACAGTGAATGAGTGGGGGATGGTGTTGTGTTTAGTGCGGAAAAAACCACATTTTTTAGGCGATGGGTCGAATGGACCAGAGACATTCATGTCCATATTGGGGAGGgtaaagaaaagaaagaaaaggaatGGCTGGCGTAAAAGAGAGAACATAGAGAAGCAATTCAAGGGCATCGGAAAGACAGAAGTATGCATATCTTGGCTTTTGGTAGGGAGGAGAGATATGCGATGCGATCCATGATGCAACGTGATTGATGTTTCCTTACCTAGATCTAATCAAAGTGGGACGTAGGTGGGCAGTCGATTCTTAGGTGTAAAGATACTGAATAAGGGTTTTTGTCAAGATTATCAATCTATTCCAGTCTCAAGTCGTGCCCTCGCGTATAGGCAAATATCGACTGAGCGCGTGTGGTTGAcactgactgactgactgactgtGAATGTGTGAGTGAGTGTCCCAGCAACTTGGAGGTGCTGTTCTGCGGGAGATCCCGAAGCGGGCTGCTCTGGTACGACTGACGACAGTGGCTGGATATAGCGTCACAGGTCTGAGGCACGAGCAGGGAGTAAAATTCGGGGGTGGAGGGGCATGGGCATATACAAAAATGAGAGAGAAACCGTTGAGGTTTTCGTACCCTAAAGGAATAGATGCGAATGGAGATGGCTTAGGCCGATAGGGAGGGAGAGAGACGGGGcagagaaaaaaagaggagAGTTCCAAGGTTTGTAAATGGAATCTTTTGGTGGTTGCTGTAGGCATTCACTTGAGGTGAGTTCGAATGGAAGAAGGGCCCTGCCGATTACGTCGGTGCTCACTGTTTTGTACAAGAGTCCACcaaaagagacaagagaAGAGTGCAAAAAATCGGGGAGAGGACACCAAAATGCACCAGGAGAACCTGGCTGTTGCATCATTTGGTTCCATTCCgtcgagaagcagaaggcCTAGATTCCACAGCTTCCATTGGGGGAGACACCAATCCAGAATCCGTAAAAGATCGTCCATCTCTTGTGTCTTTCTGTTAGCTtcacctttttttttttttctttcaCGTCTACCAAAATCATGTCAGTGCCATCcatgctcatgctcatgtGTACGTGCACTCCCGTGCGATAGCTTAATATCAGAAATATTCCTCAACATTGCTGACTCTGCACCAGATCGATGTCACCGCTGATTAGGTCCTTAACAGACCATCCCCCCTAACTATTTAGGAAGCTCATCGTCTTTTTCGTTCTGGCTCTCCGGGACTCTCAACCGCGTCCGCCTAGCGTGGAAATAGTCCGCTAATCCATAACGACAACAGCCAAACAAGCACCACCAACCAGGATACCAAGTACAGATGCTACTATGAGGCGGAACGTTTTCTTCGGCCTGTATCCGGAATTCTATTCTTGATAGGCAGTGTTTTATGATCCCCTCTTCCAGATGCTGACATACAGATAACGCGCAGCGTACAGCATACAAGGCCCCAGCGTCTCATGATATCCAGCACACCGGTCATAACCCGGCGTATGGCTAAATACGCAAATCCCCAGCTGTGGCATATCCCCGGGACCCGGGAAGTCGTCACCCGGAGCTGAAGCAGTTCACTCTCTTGCGTTCCTCCACTTGCTGCTGGCTCTATCACTTGTACGGATAGTGTGTTATGCAGTGGATCGTTCAAGACCTCTCGGCCGAGACAAACACAACAGGACGCCGCTTATGCCTCGTCTCTCGAGCTCACTGCTTTGATACTATACCTACAAGATACAAACTCGAGATACTCAGGCACAACGTCCCGAGACAAGACGCAACGTTCACCGAGCCACCGGTCCACACTCCCAACTCTTGGTATTTCTCAGACAGGAGACGATCGGCATCTCGGCCGTAGGGCACGGGAGCTTCTCTCAGAAGATTTTAAGTCTTGGGAACCAAAGCTCCCCAGCACTCACAAGCTTAGGATGACATGCACCGCCGCCTTATGCCCGCAGGCCCACCCGGTTGAATTCGACTCGAGAAATTGGACCCGTTCAATGAAACGAAACCCCACGCAGATTGCGCCCTCGATATTGAAGCTGCTCTTTGTCTCACACCAGCCACCGCAATCAAGACTTTGGTGCGGCATTTTCTCCGTCGCAGACCAACTGCATCTGTTATGCTGTATTCCTGTGGCTTGCGTTGCTCTCGCTTCCACTGGTATCGGGTCCTGCAGGGTCTGTTGATCAAATCTCATTAAGCACCCCTCACTGCCGTTTCCGCCGGGCCCCTCGTGCACGGTCACGCTTGAATGCTTGATGGCGGGGTTTGAGCACCGGCGGCTGAACAAATGCTTCTTTTACTTGGTTATCCCTTCTCTAGGATGGCATGATCAAGCTGTTCAAAGTCACGAGTTATATAAAACTTGGTCTTTTAGACTTTGAACTTGGATTCAAGTCCACTTAACATGGCTTACGGAGGGGCAGCGTGCTTGACAATACAACAACTCCCACTACGACTCAGCATCTTATCAAGCTATCCATGTCTTGAGACTTTGATATTGGGTACCCACCATATTGGACCTCACCGCAAACTGTCACAAAAGAGCTTCTAGTGCACGACCCAGATCTGTAGCTGCACATGGCATCGACGAGCGGCATAATCGGCATCTCTTGTTGCACATATCGACATCAGAGTCGAACCACCAATGACCCAATTCCCGGGAAGTTTGTAGCACAGCTAAGCCCTTTACTTCAAGCTATCATGCACAAGAGTCATGAACCGCACCTGAAGGCCTCGACGGGTGACCACCTCCCATTTGACTCAAAGCTGTAAGACCCTTTTATCAATCACACGCGGAACAAGTTTCATTCGAGGCCTGCAATGCACCCTCCTGCGATGTGATAACTCGCCCACCCCGCAAACCGGTTTTGACTCACTCTTCTCAGCTTGGCCGCACGATTATGGTGGGTCTTGCTCTGTCTtatttttgcttcttttatttcttGCACACTTGGAGGGTCCGACGTAGCAGCCCTAGATGTTCTATAACGTAGTAGAAATGAAGCAAAAGTGACGTGGCGCTCATTTGCTTCCAAGACGACCCTGAGCGGGTCGTTTTTGCTTGTCAGTTGATGCTTATCCTGGCCCCGGCTGCGGAACGGGAGTGGGGCGGTGAACGGACCCCGCGCCGTGCTCCTTGGGCCGGCGCGGAGCTTTGCCGATAAATGCCAGGGTCGAGTCGAGTAAGTTACCTAGGAGCCCTCTCCTTACAATGATAGCTTTGTAAGAATGTCACTTATTCAGAAGATTGCAAAGTCTGTTGATACTCGGACATTATTCTAGAACAAGCGGAAGGAAGTTCACCAAGTAATCAATCATGTTAGGAAGCCTGCTCCTATAATGCAAGGCAGAAGCTGTGTGCGCCAAATATATTATCAACCAACTACGCTCTTAACCCATATACCCTTGTGTTATCCAATCTCTTTacttcttatataaataaacaATCGGTTTATCGTCTTGTGTTTAGTCGTTTCATTCTAAAACATCACCTTGGACGCCACGCTCAATAACCAGGCTGCATCTCTCCAGCCGCCTTCGTCGGTTCCTGGGGGTGGAATACGCTCTTCTGGGGCTGTCGATATGCCTGCCAGATGGCGGGAGGACCAACTACGGGAGCGGCCGAGTTGTGAATCTCCTTCCTGAGGAGTctcgtcactatcatcttCTGAgtcctcatcgtcttcctctaCGGAGAAGAGGGACCAGACATTGCCGAACCAAGTCCCTGTGTTAGCTTGGCCCTTGCGCACGAGGCGTCGCACGGtagcttcatcatcttgggaCAAGTCctgctcaagctcctcgagcttctcgtCGAGGTTGACAAAGTCCGGGCCGGGTAGATCATTGTTGACTTCTTGGTTGGGGAAGTAGGACCCATCGGCAGTCATTGAGAATTCCAGAGGTGAGTGGAGGAGACTCCTAGGTCGCGTCAAGCTGTGGGAGCGACTATGAGTGCGGCTAGGGAAGCGACTGGCATATGGAGATGCGTCCTCAACAGTGCTACCGCGGCGACTAGCATGGCGGCTCGTAAGCTCACGCTCGCGAGCAAGTTCACTCTCAAAAGCATCCTCATCGGGGTCCACCCCCCCTAGGCTGGTAGAACTCTGACGCGAGATAAGCCAAGTCTGACCCTTAGACTCGCGCGCTTCGGAGCTCATGAGCGCGCCTGTCCTGAGCAGCCAATCGCTATCATTGCGATTACGCATGCTAAAGCTCATATCATCTTTGTGGCGTCTGGGCGTTGCGCGACCAGAATGAGTCTTGCGTGATGCGCCAGCCGCGAGATGAGACGCGGATTTGCTTTTGGCGAGAGGCGTTGAGGGGGTTCGGGTATGGGACCTCGAGCGCGATGCTGTTGGGGACCGAGCGAGAAGACGTGGTGTTGAAGGAGCAGACTTTCCCTGGATATAGGAGGGAATTGGATGGATAGGCGAGTGAGGGTGGAGTGCGATAGCGTCGGCAATGAGTTCGTCGTCGTTGAGGGGGAGTTTGGCGGTCAAGGGCGCGAGGGAGAGGTGGTTGAGGTTGGATGAGGAGCGATTCTTGCGACGAGATCGTTCGGCGTGTTGATTGTATGCAACATccatgatggcgatggtaTCGCTATCACTGTAGATCAATGTGTTGGTGGTAGTTCGAATAAACAATACCTACTACGGCAAGTAGTAGCTTTTATTAGCACGACACGCAGGTGGTTGAATGGCAGTGGTTGAGAGCAAATGCGGAGAGAAGTCAATGGTTCCTCAACCGGTAGCGGGCGATCGGCATGTGATGGCGAGAGCTACAAATAGAGCGTGAAACTGGGAATAGTAAATCAGCACAAAAAAGATGGGAAATGGAGCAACTTtaagaagagaaatggaaAACCCAAAGGGTCCATTCAAATTAGATAAAAATAAGGCGATGAACTCTTTAATCGCCGAGGCCCGGAATAGTTACGAAAATCTAGGTTGGTCGCTATTGCCTGTGAAGAGCTGATCTAGAcggaaaagagaagaagtgaTGCAACCTAAAAAGCTCTTTTCCCAGGCCCTTGATCAGAACTTTCAAAGATGGCGAGTACATGATCTGGGAGTCATAGCATGTATCTTTCCCGCCCTAGCA
This window encodes:
- a CDS encoding kinase A anchor protein, whose translation is MPPKPVRASPTHFVCIPLAGPQLARSLAAFRTEVTNPSGFGVPPTAVRPLGTMHLTLGVMSLKDEGVEQASEVLKSLKLKEFLASARTGKASAEEGLSITLKGLHAFQNAEKTSVLYAPPVDTEGILQKFCEQIKTRFQEAGLMVKEDRPLVLHATVVNTIYVKDGRGRRREKLTIDARDIVSSYDDYVWLEDMPLDKVTLCRMGAKKIEGTDDEAYEVVAEVGF
- a CDS encoding signal transduction histidine kinase, translating into MSPTEEKSDDIDFGDNIDMTTFEQILEMDEPGDCEFSSSIVFGFFEQAEETFEQIKEALEEEDLDKLSSLGHFLKGSSATLGLIKIRDGCEKIQRYGKHEKLDGSPEDDSEVCLKHIKDAFEAVQTDYAEVEKLLKQYYESRE
- a CDS encoding uncharacterized protein (of unknown function-domain containing protein) gives rise to the protein MDVAYNQHAERSRRKNRSSSNLNHLSLAPLTAKLPLNDDELIADAIALHPHSPIHPIPSYIQGKSAPSTPRLLARSPTASRSRSHTRTPSTPLAKSKSASHLAAGASRKTHSGRATPRRHKDDMSFSMRNRNDSDWLLRTGALMSSEARESKGQTWLISRQSSTSLGGVDPDEDAFESELARERELTSRHASRRGSTVEDASPYASRFPSRTHSRSHSLTRPRSLLHSPLEFSMTADGSYFPNQEVNNDLPGPDFVNLDEKLEELEQDLSQDDEATVRRLVRKGQANTGTWFGNVWSLFSVEEDDEDSEDDSDETPQEGDSQLGRSRSWSSRHLAGISTAPEERIPPPGTDEGGWRDAAWLLSVASKVMF